The sequence GAGGAAATACGAGGCCAAGCCGACCAGCCCCCATCCAACGAGCAGGCCGACGAAATTATCGGAGAGTACGAGCGTCAGCATCGCAAAGATGAAGAAACTCATATAGGCGAAGAAACGCGCGAAGGCGCGGTCGCCCTCCATGTAACCGACCGAGTAGACGACGATCAAGAACCCCACACCGCTGATGATGAACGTCCACAGAAGGGAGAGCGGATCGAGCAAGAGCCCGAAATCGAAGCCCGGCATCCACGAAAACAACGGCTGATGCGCGCCGAGCGCTCCGGCTGCCGCCTGCGTTCCGTCGTGCCAGGAGAGCACGGCCAGGACAAACGATGCCCCGACGAGCGCGCAGACGAGCCACCCCGCGGCCGTGCGCAGCTGCGGCCCGAATGCCCAACATAAGATCGCTCCCGCAAGCGGCAGCAGCCACAACGCAACCAGCATTGGATACGAACCGCCGGCTCCCAGCACGTGGTCCATCACCGCGGCGTACCGATCTTACGAGGCAAGCCGTCAGCCATGGAGCGTCCTCACGTCGTCGACGTCGACGTATTTTTCGGGGCGGAACGTCGTGACGATGATCGCCAGCCCGATGGCGGCCTCCGCGGCCGCAACGGTGATGACGATGAAGGCAAAAATATGCCCCGCGTTAGCAACCCAGAGCCGGGCGAATGCGACCAGCAGCAGGTTGGCGGCGTTGAACATCAGCTCGACGGCCATCAGCATGACGAGCGGATTGCGGCGGACGATCACGCCGATCACGCCGATGAAAAACATGACCGAGGCGAGTGCGACGTAGTCGCCGATGGGAACGCTCATCAGCCTTTGCCCTCGCGCAGGATCGCCTCGCGCATCTGGCGATCGCTCCTTACCTGGCCGCGGTGCCCCTCGGCATCGCTCATCTGTTCGCCGCCCAGGGTGATGACGCCGATGACGGCCACCATCAGAACCAGCGCCGTGACCTCGAAGGGCAGCAGTTGAATGGTAAAGAGCGCCTTGCCGAAATCTCCGACGCTTCCGAAAACATTGGCCGCGCCGACCGGACCGACGGCCGGCGCCGCGCTAGAGTGAACGTTCGAGACGGCGTAGACCAGAAAGCCCAGAGCGCAGAGCGTAAAGATCGCACCCGGAATCCAGATCTTCGGCAAGCGGTCGGGCCCCATCGCAAAGGGCGCGACCCCGCTGCTCAAAAGCGCGATCACGAAGACGAAGAGTATCAGGATCGCCCCGGAGTAGACGATGATTTGGATGACCGCGAGAAACTCGGCGGAGAGCGTTACGTAGAGCACCGCCAGCGTCGCGAAGTTGAGCAGCAGCCCAACGACGCTATGGACGGGCTTGCGGGCCGTAATCGTCCACACGGCACTGGCGATCAGTATCGTTCCGAGCACCCAAAATGCAATCATTGCCCGGCCTCGGGCTCCTTGATGATCGCCAGCCCCTGGTGCTGCGTCTTCAAGATCGTTCCCCGCCACGTCGCGTCGTAGCCCGTCGCAACGTCGGTCGTCGACTTAATCTCGCCCACGCGCCCGAGATCGCCGGGAATTCCCCCCGGGCGGTCGTCGGGTGCGGTGCCGGCACCTGCATCGGGCGGCACCAAGAGCCGGTCTTTGGCGTAGATAAACGAGCCGCGGCGGTAATCGGCCATTTCGAAGCGCGGCGTGAGCACGATCGCATC comes from Candidatus Cybelea sp. and encodes:
- the nuoK gene encoding NADH-quinone oxidoreductase subunit NuoK; translation: MSVPIGDYVALASVMFFIGVIGVIVRRNPLVMLMAVELMFNAANLLLVAFARLWVANAGHIFAFIVITVAAAEAAIGLAIIVTTFRPEKYVDVDDVRTLHG
- a CDS encoding NADH-quinone oxidoreductase subunit J, yielding MIAFWVLGTILIASAVWTITARKPVHSVVGLLLNFATLAVLYVTLSAEFLAVIQIIVYSGAILILFVFVIALLSSGVAPFAMGPDRLPKIWIPGAIFTLCALGFLVYAVSNVHSSAAPAVGPVGAANVFGSVGDFGKALFTIQLLPFEVTALVLMVAVIGVITLGGEQMSDAEGHRGQVRSDRQMREAILREGKG